One segment of Cellulomonas fulva DNA contains the following:
- a CDS encoding peroxiredoxin family protein, whose translation MNRLLRLVRRGYVEAIAVLALVVLVLAVVRAVAGSPGWLVAALPWLVAVGAVAGSKLRVPAHPERVDHALVAVGATSTLATALVARSPLPVLVAAAGVAALVGYQRWYSRQHVPAAVLEVGRPLPDFPLQRTDGSPTTSAELREGAHVIVFFRGSWCPFCVAQVRAIAEDYRELDRLGVRVALISPQRPEDTAELASRFDVPMAFYVDADGRAARRLDLVQAGGVPLAFSAGTDGDSVVPTVVITDDDGRVVWVHHAHDHRVRPEPSTFLEVIEREGIRATR comes from the coding sequence ATGAACCGTCTGCTCCGTCTCGTCCGCCGCGGCTACGTCGAGGCGATCGCGGTCCTCGCGCTCGTCGTGCTCGTGCTCGCCGTCGTCCGGGCCGTCGCCGGCTCGCCCGGCTGGCTGGTGGCCGCGCTGCCGTGGCTCGTCGCCGTGGGGGCGGTCGCCGGGTCGAAGCTGCGCGTACCCGCCCACCCCGAGCGGGTCGACCACGCGCTCGTCGCGGTGGGCGCCACGAGCACGCTGGCCACGGCGCTCGTCGCGCGCTCGCCGCTCCCGGTGCTCGTCGCCGCGGCGGGCGTCGCCGCGCTCGTCGGGTACCAGCGGTGGTACAGCCGGCAGCACGTGCCCGCCGCGGTGCTCGAGGTCGGCCGGCCCCTGCCGGACTTCCCCCTGCAGCGCACCGACGGGTCGCCGACGACCTCGGCCGAGCTGCGGGAGGGCGCGCACGTCATCGTGTTCTTCCGCGGCTCGTGGTGCCCGTTCTGCGTCGCGCAGGTGCGGGCGATCGCCGAGGACTACCGCGAGCTCGACCGGCTGGGCGTGCGCGTCGCGCTCATCAGCCCGCAGCGGCCGGAGGACACCGCCGAGCTGGCGTCACGGTTCGACGTGCCGATGGCGTTCTACGTCGACGCCGACGGCCGGGCCGCGCGTAGGCTCGACCTGGTCCAGGCGGGCGGCGTCCCGCTCGCGTTCTCCGCGGGCACGGACGGCGACTCGGTGGTGCCGACCGTGGTGATCACCGACGACGACGGCCGGGTCGTCTGGGTGCACCACGCGCACGACCACCGGGTCCGCCCGGAGCCGTCGACGTTCCTGGAGGTCATCGAGCGTGAGGGGATCCGCGCCACGCGGTGA
- the smpB gene encoding SsrA-binding protein SmpB, whose protein sequence is MAKDSGRKLVAANRKARHDYTIEDVFEAGVVLTGTEVKALRAGRASLVDGWCEVEAGEAWLHGVHIPEYAQGTWTNHAPRRKRKLLLHREEIERLEARTREKGQTIVPLALYFLDGRAKVEIALARGKKDWDKRQALRERQDTMEAQRAIRERRDR, encoded by the coding sequence GTGGCCAAGGATTCCGGGCGCAAGCTCGTGGCCGCCAACCGCAAGGCCCGCCACGACTACACGATCGAGGACGTCTTCGAGGCCGGCGTGGTGCTGACCGGCACCGAGGTCAAGGCGCTGCGCGCCGGCCGTGCGTCGCTGGTCGACGGCTGGTGCGAGGTCGAGGCCGGCGAGGCCTGGCTGCACGGCGTCCACATCCCCGAGTACGCGCAGGGGACGTGGACCAACCACGCGCCGCGGCGCAAGCGCAAGCTGCTGCTGCACCGCGAGGAGATCGAGCGGCTCGAGGCGCGCACGCGGGAGAAGGGGCAGACGATCGTGCCCCTCGCGCTGTACTTCCTGGACGGCCGCGCCAAGGTCGAGATTGCGCTGGCTCGCGGCAAGAAGGACTGGGACAAGCGCCAGGCTCTGCGCGAGCGCCAGGACACGATGGAGGCGCAGCGCGCCATCCGCGAGCGACGCGACCGCTGA
- a CDS encoding matrixin family metalloprotease, with protein MAPIILPGERRSGTRAYVPPVPPHRRHGRRSATAKVPRNVRRAARGDVSHRRQAIGAAVLAVLLGLGMVLRWFQSLPDQSWDGVTNAVLDRDVVRYDAGWDGSGTVVLDRPPPSDEEESEPIGTPVVRAGAGSAHAFQQVQTLPDGTSAPVAWSPCRPVHYAVATQGAPPGFEGQVDLAVAEVAAATGLVFVSDGMTSEVVSLDRDLVQRDNYGDRWVPMLVAFTDEETESRLAGSVGGLGGQHWAERGDGLLVAVSGTVLLDSELLTYEAVDGAPAYLPVLRHELAHAIGLGHVDDETQLMNPYGVEGVSTFQDGDLDGLAALGRGICAPDL; from the coding sequence GTGGCACCGATCATCCTGCCCGGTGAGCGCCGCTCGGGGACGCGGGCGTACGTCCCGCCCGTCCCACCGCACCGGCGGCACGGTCGTCGGTCGGCGACCGCGAAGGTGCCGCGCAACGTCAGGCGGGCGGCGCGGGGCGACGTGTCCCACCGCCGTCAGGCCATCGGCGCCGCCGTACTCGCCGTGCTGCTCGGCCTCGGGATGGTGCTGCGGTGGTTCCAGTCGCTGCCCGACCAGTCCTGGGACGGCGTCACGAACGCGGTGCTCGACCGCGATGTCGTGCGGTACGACGCGGGGTGGGACGGGTCGGGAACCGTCGTCCTCGACCGCCCGCCGCCCAGCGACGAAGAGGAGTCCGAACCGATCGGGACGCCGGTCGTGCGGGCCGGCGCGGGCTCCGCCCACGCGTTCCAGCAGGTCCAGACCCTTCCGGACGGGACGTCTGCCCCGGTGGCGTGGTCACCGTGCCGGCCCGTCCACTACGCCGTCGCGACCCAGGGCGCCCCTCCGGGCTTCGAGGGACAGGTGGACCTCGCGGTCGCCGAGGTCGCCGCGGCGACCGGTCTCGTGTTCGTCTCCGACGGCATGACCAGCGAGGTCGTCTCGCTCGACCGCGACCTCGTCCAGCGGGACAACTACGGCGACCGCTGGGTCCCGATGCTCGTCGCGTTCACGGACGAGGAGACCGAGTCCCGTCTCGCCGGATCCGTGGGCGGCCTCGGGGGACAGCACTGGGCGGAGCGTGGCGACGGGCTGCTCGTCGCGGTCTCGGGGACCGTCCTGCTGGACAGCGAACTCCTCACGTACGAGGCGGTCGACGGGGCGCCCGCCTACCTCCCGGTGCTGCGGCACGAGCTCGCGCACGCGATCGGCCTCGGCCACGTGGACGACGAGACACAGCTCATGAACCCGTACGGCGTCGAGGGCGTGAGCACGTTCCAGGACGGGGACCTCGACGGGCTCGCTGCCCTCGGCCGCGGCATCTGCGCACCGGACCTCTGA
- a CDS encoding trypsin-like peptidase domain-containing protein, whose protein sequence is MATSDDGSRPADRPQRGRRRGLAIGAALAVGATVVGPAAAAAATVADEEKRTLVAPSWPGLASDDPTAGVLEVSAAGVSGPVRGTALAVTEGGIVVTHQHLVEGATAIVVTDPATGRRSSASVLVTDARADVAVLQLASADGVEPARLRADADVDV, encoded by the coding sequence ATGGCGACCAGCGACGACGGCTCCCGCCCCGCCGACCGCCCGCAGCGCGGGCGACGACGCGGGCTCGCGATCGGTGCGGCGCTCGCCGTCGGCGCGACGGTGGTGGGGCCGGCCGCGGCCGCCGCTGCGACCGTCGCCGACGAGGAGAAGCGCACGCTCGTCGCGCCGTCGTGGCCGGGGTTGGCGTCCGACGACCCGACCGCCGGTGTGCTGGAGGTGTCGGCCGCCGGGGTGTCGGGCCCCGTGCGCGGCACGGCGCTCGCGGTCACCGAGGGCGGGATCGTCGTGACGCACCAGCACCTGGTCGAGGGCGCCACGGCGATCGTGGTCACCGACCCGGCGACCGGGCGGCGCTCGTCGGCGTCGGTGCTCGTCACCGACGCCCGGGCCGACGTGGCGGTCCTGCAGCTCGCGTCCGCCGACGGCGTCGAGCCGGCCCGCCTGCGCGCGGACGCCGACGTCGACGTGTGA
- a CDS encoding DUF2207 domain-containing protein has product MTARTTAPASPSVPSRAGLLRAGRPAGRARVRAAASLAVAAGLVGLGGASAQAVPGPVSDQLPGQVPDQTSGREITRYDVTADVGVDGVTDVTIDFDFDFGDDPGHGPYLTLPRLQGVDDEHDREFRYRDVTAASPTGAPADLHTEDDGEWLVVRIGDEDVDDVDGVQTYTLTYAVDGLLNPANEQHSGDELYWNVIGTGWEVPIGDVSATITGPAAVEGAACFAGPSGSTQACTSADVAGPTATFTQDLLDRGEAFTTVTGWPGGTFPGVAPIIVDKPDPAAAWAPVSPWGAVGLVGLVVGTFLVVRRVRRTGRDRAYLGLTPGLRPVTGQAPVGPGASGFRDKRAPIAVQFTPPADVRPGELGTLVDEKADPVDVTATLIDLAVRGYLRIEEVPRSNPKKKPKDWTLVSLRPADEALLEYERLLLEEIFSGRDRVDLSDLKTTFASSMSKVQDHLYTQVTSVGWFRSNPKNVRTAWWVAGGAMVFAGLLLLIFALAAGIEWPGFAWVPVALAVVGVVVVVCGSHAPARTEDGTAVLAQALGFRTYLTTAEAEQIRFEEGEDVFSRYLPYAIVFGVAERWARVFAELAAQGRPVAQPGWYAGYYDPLPGVFWASAFASSMDRFQTVATESLTAPTPGSSGGSGFSGGFSGGGVGGGGGGGW; this is encoded by the coding sequence GTGACCGCACGCACGACCGCCCCGGCCTCTCCGTCCGTCCCGTCCCGCGCGGGCCTCCTGCGCGCCGGCCGTCCAGCAGGCCGGGCGAGGGTGCGGGCCGCGGCGTCGCTCGCGGTCGCGGCGGGCCTCGTCGGGCTCGGGGGCGCGTCCGCCCAGGCGGTGCCCGGCCCGGTGTCTGACCAGCTCCCCGGCCAGGTGCCCGACCAGACGTCCGGCCGCGAGATCACGCGGTACGACGTCACCGCCGACGTCGGCGTCGACGGCGTCACGGACGTCACCATCGACTTCGACTTCGACTTCGGCGACGACCCGGGGCACGGCCCGTACCTGACCCTGCCGCGGCTGCAGGGCGTGGACGACGAGCACGACCGCGAGTTCCGCTACCGCGACGTGACCGCGGCGAGCCCGACGGGGGCGCCGGCCGACCTGCACACCGAGGACGACGGCGAGTGGCTCGTCGTGCGGATCGGCGACGAGGACGTCGACGACGTCGACGGCGTCCAGACGTACACGCTGACCTACGCGGTCGACGGCCTGCTCAACCCCGCCAACGAGCAGCACTCGGGCGACGAGCTCTACTGGAACGTGATCGGCACGGGGTGGGAGGTGCCGATCGGCGACGTGAGCGCGACGATCACCGGCCCCGCCGCGGTCGAGGGCGCGGCGTGCTTCGCCGGTCCGAGCGGGTCGACGCAGGCGTGCACCTCGGCCGACGTCGCGGGCCCGACCGCGACGTTCACCCAGGACCTGCTGGACCGCGGCGAGGCGTTCACGACCGTCACCGGCTGGCCCGGCGGCACCTTCCCGGGCGTCGCGCCCATCATCGTCGACAAGCCGGACCCCGCCGCGGCGTGGGCGCCGGTGTCGCCGTGGGGTGCCGTCGGGCTCGTCGGGCTCGTCGTCGGGACGTTCCTGGTGGTGCGCCGCGTGCGGCGCACCGGACGGGACCGCGCGTACCTCGGCCTGACCCCGGGCCTGCGCCCGGTCACGGGGCAGGCGCCCGTCGGACCGGGCGCGTCGGGCTTCCGGGACAAGCGCGCGCCGATCGCGGTGCAGTTCACGCCGCCGGCCGACGTCCGGCCGGGTGAGCTGGGGACGCTGGTCGACGAGAAGGCGGACCCGGTCGACGTGACCGCGACGCTGATCGACCTCGCGGTGCGCGGGTACCTGCGCATCGAGGAGGTGCCGCGCTCGAACCCGAAGAAGAAGCCCAAGGACTGGACGCTCGTGTCCTTGCGGCCCGCGGACGAGGCGCTGCTCGAGTACGAGCGGCTGCTGCTCGAGGAGATCTTCTCCGGGCGCGACCGGGTGGACCTGTCCGACCTCAAGACGACGTTCGCGTCCTCGATGTCGAAGGTCCAGGACCACCTCTACACCCAGGTGACGAGTGTCGGCTGGTTCCGCAGCAACCCCAAGAACGTGCGCACCGCGTGGTGGGTGGCCGGCGGTGCGATGGTGTTCGCGGGGCTCCTGCTGCTGATCTTCGCTCTCGCCGCGGGGATCGAGTGGCCCGGGTTCGCCTGGGTGCCCGTGGCGCTCGCCGTCGTCGGCGTCGTCGTGGTGGTCTGCGGCTCGCACGCGCCGGCGCGCACCGAGGACGGCACGGCGGTGCTCGCGCAGGCGCTGGGCTTCCGCACGTATCTGACGACGGCGGAGGCGGAGCAGATCCGGTTCGAGGAGGGGGAGGACGTGTTCAGCCGGTACCTGCCGTACGCGATCGTCTTCGGCGTCGCGGAGCGGTGGGCGCGGGTGTTCGCGGAGCTGGCCGCGCAGGGCCGCCCCGTCGCGCAGCCCGGCTGGTACGCGGGGTACTACGACCCGCTGCCCGGCGTGTTCTGGGCGTCGGCGTTCGCGTCCTCGATGGACCGCTTCCAGACCGTCGCGACCGAGTCGCTGACCGCGCCGACGCCGGGGTCCTCGGGCGGCTCCGGGTTCTCCGGCGGCTTCTCCGGCGGCGGCGTCGGGGGAGGCGGCGGCGGGGGCTGGTGA
- a CDS encoding ATP-dependent DNA ligase, translating into MQLPVMPPVAPMLAKSVKEIPDVGHVEPKWDGFRTIVFRDGDEVELGSRNEKPMTRYFPELVEQIKASTPERCVLDGEIVIVTGDRLDWDALTNRIHPAASRVKLLAEQTPASFVAFDVLALGDEDLMSTPLRERRPRLVDALGGARAPIHVTPATADLAEARRWFTQFEGAGLDGVVAKPLDGTYQPDKRSMFKVKHERTVDCVVAGFRWHKTGPIVGSLLLGLWNADGNLQHVGVVASFPMARRKTLVDELEPLRTGVEDHPWAAWSDQEAHAGQRMPGAVSRWNATKDLSFVPLRPDLVVEVAYDHMEGDRFRHTAQFRRWRPDRDARTCTYEQLDEPVRFDLADILGL; encoded by the coding sequence ATGCAGCTGCCCGTGATGCCGCCCGTCGCACCGATGCTCGCGAAGTCGGTCAAGGAGATCCCCGACGTCGGGCACGTCGAGCCGAAGTGGGACGGCTTCCGGACGATCGTGTTCCGCGACGGCGACGAGGTGGAGCTCGGGTCGCGCAACGAGAAGCCGATGACGCGCTACTTCCCGGAGCTGGTCGAGCAGATCAAGGCGAGCACGCCGGAGCGCTGCGTGCTCGACGGCGAGATCGTCATCGTCACGGGCGACCGGCTCGACTGGGACGCGCTGACCAACCGGATCCACCCGGCGGCGTCCCGCGTCAAGCTCCTCGCGGAGCAGACGCCGGCGAGCTTCGTGGCGTTCGACGTCCTGGCGCTGGGCGACGAGGACCTGATGTCGACGCCGCTGCGGGAACGGCGGCCGCGGCTGGTGGACGCGCTGGGCGGCGCGCGGGCACCGATCCACGTCACGCCGGCCACGGCGGACCTCGCGGAGGCCCGGCGCTGGTTCACCCAGTTCGAGGGCGCGGGGCTCGACGGCGTCGTGGCCAAGCCGCTCGACGGGACGTACCAGCCGGACAAGCGCTCGATGTTCAAGGTCAAGCACGAGCGCACGGTGGACTGCGTGGTCGCGGGCTTCCGGTGGCACAAGACGGGCCCGATCGTGGGCAGCCTGCTGCTGGGGCTGTGGAACGCGGACGGGAACCTGCAGCACGTGGGCGTCGTCGCCTCGTTCCCGATGGCACGCCGCAAGACGCTGGTCGACGAGCTGGAGCCGCTGCGCACGGGCGTCGAGGACCACCCGTGGGCGGCGTGGTCGGACCAGGAGGCCCATGCGGGCCAGCGCATGCCGGGTGCGGTGAGCCGGTGGAACGCGACCAAGGACCTGAGCTTCGTGCCGCTGCGGCCGGACCTCGTCGTCGAGGTGGCCTACGACCACATGGAGGGTGACCGGTTCCGGCACACGGCGCAGTTCCGCCGCTGGCGCCCGGACCGCGACGCGCGCACGTGCACCTACGAGCAGCTCGACGAGCCCGTGCGCTTCGACCTGGCCGACATCCTGGGGCTGTAG
- a CDS encoding CU044_2847 family protein, which produces MDRVVDAELGEGDTVAIAITRLEGDAGADREQDVSALTDALRFDDLARSVSQVASAMTDALRRAAPDEAEVTFGVDVAVKAGKLTSLIVEGDATATFQIRLLWKKSAEDAAER; this is translated from the coding sequence ATGGACCGGGTGGTCGACGCGGAGCTGGGCGAGGGCGACACGGTCGCCATCGCGATCACGCGCCTGGAGGGCGACGCGGGCGCCGACCGCGAGCAGGACGTCTCCGCGCTCACGGACGCGCTGCGCTTCGACGACCTGGCCCGCTCGGTCTCGCAGGTCGCGAGCGCGATGACCGATGCGCTGCGCCGGGCCGCACCCGACGAGGCCGAGGTGACGTTCGGCGTCGACGTCGCGGTCAAGGCCGGCAAGCTCACGTCGCTGATCGTCGAGGGCGACGCCACCGCGACGTTCCAGATCCGGCTGCTGTGGAAGAAGTCGGCCGAGGACGCCGCCGAGAGATGA
- a CDS encoding TetR/AcrR family transcriptional regulator produces MRGSAPRGEPRRAAITEAALELFVERGFRAVTVDDVARAAGASKATIARFYGGRQGLLTAALELEMDLVFAPVEGARDLPAFAEALHAVVFSPRCLQLLRFVVGETPSTPELGETFRGVVLPRIARAAAPLVARARGTEVDDASTPVAVDELLGDLLGTALLEAMTGGDPAPERLARLRRRALASG; encoded by the coding sequence GTGAGGGGATCCGCGCCACGCGGTGAGCCGCGCCGCGCCGCGATCACGGAGGCCGCGCTCGAGCTGTTCGTCGAGCGCGGCTTCCGCGCGGTCACCGTCGACGACGTGGCGCGTGCGGCCGGCGCCTCCAAGGCGACGATCGCGCGCTTCTACGGGGGCCGCCAGGGCCTCCTGACGGCCGCGCTCGAGCTCGAGATGGACCTGGTGTTCGCGCCCGTCGAGGGGGCGCGGGACCTGCCCGCGTTCGCCGAGGCGCTGCACGCGGTCGTGTTCTCGCCCCGCTGCCTGCAGCTGCTGCGGTTCGTGGTGGGGGAGACGCCGTCCACGCCGGAGCTGGGGGAGACGTTCCGCGGCGTGGTCCTGCCGCGGATCGCGCGTGCGGCCGCGCCGCTGGTCGCGCGCGCCCGGGGTACGGAGGTCGACGACGCGAGCACGCCGGTCGCGGTCGACGAGCTGCTGGGCGACCTGCTCGGGACCGCCCTGCTCGAGGCCATGACGGGCGGTGACCCGGCTCCCGAGCGCCTCGCGCGCCTCCGCAGGCGCGCGCTCGCGAGCGGGTGA
- a CDS encoding trypsin-like peptidase domain-containing protein: protein MTDELATLLARATVRIDVDGQVSGTGCLVAPGRVLTCHHVIKQALDRPGGQTIIGVVGPRGPDPTSTPVTAVLTDVTNDLALLTVDLPGAPPPVVSLGDTPRIGDELYAYGYPPRKPDGTSGTFRYEGPEGGPPLLHKLKAGQVQPGLSGAPLLDLRTGTVVGVIRRTRNADTDLGGLAVPIEVVLDSFDRLRRDNADAVARDRRWVERMTQQQRAALGRHDGGPRTARLLVVDIGQRAAEPGDGDERWTVSLSSPSSDLEWGDEIRVDLNILRPDVARLFRMLKATNRSSEKEQSQAVGRALAKALWTDDVQQRLRTLLAAEDQVLDVVLHFRDDVDEDLRYLPWEALQLAPATRSRTARPVWLGTTRGATLVRAVDLGAPGPAVPGAFRAVVFRSFDEGGHLVDVARRVAELASGVGPTTLEPADDGHPTRLALRKVLETSPTLVHVVARGRTDGSDDLIDLDAYPEPTRRPVDAEELADVFRFDVGQGVDPPTLVVLHAVRASESEQPPDMTVFAHDLLDVGVRAVLAFPLPVDDEAATTFFDAFYSRLRTGSSLQTAVQRGREALARWDRYWSFPALVTRDAHPIVLRAPAAPGRPDEPDEPREAVP from the coding sequence ATGACCGACGAGCTCGCGACCCTCCTGGCCCGGGCGACGGTGCGGATCGACGTCGACGGCCAGGTCAGCGGCACCGGCTGCCTGGTGGCGCCGGGCCGCGTGCTCACGTGCCACCACGTCATCAAGCAGGCGCTCGACCGGCCGGGCGGGCAGACGATCATCGGCGTCGTCGGCCCGCGCGGCCCGGACCCGACGAGCACGCCCGTCACGGCCGTCCTCACCGACGTCACCAACGACCTCGCGCTGCTCACGGTCGACCTGCCGGGCGCGCCGCCGCCCGTGGTCTCGCTCGGGGACACGCCGCGGATCGGCGACGAGCTGTACGCGTACGGCTACCCACCGCGCAAGCCCGACGGCACGTCGGGCACGTTCCGCTACGAGGGGCCGGAGGGCGGCCCTCCCCTGCTGCACAAGCTCAAGGCCGGCCAGGTGCAGCCGGGCCTGAGCGGCGCGCCGCTGCTCGACCTGCGCACCGGCACGGTCGTCGGGGTGATCCGGCGGACCCGCAACGCGGACACCGACCTCGGCGGCCTGGCCGTGCCGATCGAGGTGGTGCTCGACTCGTTCGACCGCCTGCGCCGGGACAACGCGGACGCGGTCGCGCGGGACCGCCGCTGGGTCGAGCGGATGACCCAGCAGCAGCGCGCGGCGCTCGGCCGGCACGACGGCGGTCCGCGCACGGCGCGCCTGCTCGTCGTCGACATCGGTCAGCGCGCGGCCGAGCCGGGTGACGGCGACGAGCGCTGGACGGTGTCGTTGTCCTCGCCCTCGTCGGACCTCGAGTGGGGCGACGAGATCCGCGTGGACCTCAACATCCTGCGCCCCGACGTCGCTCGGCTGTTCCGCATGCTCAAGGCCACCAACCGCTCGTCGGAGAAGGAGCAGTCGCAGGCGGTCGGCCGGGCGCTGGCGAAGGCGCTGTGGACCGACGACGTGCAGCAGCGCCTGCGCACGCTCCTCGCGGCGGAGGACCAGGTGCTGGACGTCGTCCTGCACTTCCGCGACGACGTCGACGAGGACCTGCGCTACCTGCCCTGGGAGGCGCTGCAGCTCGCCCCCGCCACGCGGTCCCGTACCGCGCGACCGGTGTGGCTCGGCACGACGAGGGGCGCGACGCTGGTGCGCGCGGTCGACCTGGGGGCGCCGGGCCCGGCCGTACCCGGCGCGTTCCGTGCGGTCGTCTTCCGCTCGTTCGACGAGGGCGGCCACCTGGTCGACGTCGCGCGCCGCGTCGCCGAGCTCGCGTCCGGCGTGGGTCCGACGACGCTGGAACCGGCCGACGACGGCCACCCGACCCGCCTCGCGCTGCGCAAGGTCCTCGAGACCTCGCCCACGCTGGTGCACGTGGTCGCGCGCGGCCGCACCGACGGGTCCGACGACCTCATCGACCTCGACGCGTACCCGGAGCCGACCCGCCGCCCGGTCGACGCGGAGGAGCTCGCGGACGTGTTCCGCTTCGACGTCGGGCAGGGCGTCGACCCGCCGACGCTCGTCGTGCTGCACGCCGTCCGGGCGTCCGAGTCCGAGCAGCCGCCGGACATGACGGTGTTCGCGCACGACCTGCTGGACGTGGGCGTCCGCGCGGTGCTCGCGTTCCCGCTCCCGGTGGACGACGAGGCCGCGACGACGTTCTTCGACGCCTTCTACTCCCGCCTGCGCACCGGGTCGAGCCTCCAGACCGCGGTGCAGCGCGGTCGCGAGGCGCTCGCCCGCTGGGACCGGTACTGGTCCTTCCCCGCGCTCGTCACGCGCGACGCGCACCCGATCGTGCTGCGCGCACCCGCCGCACCCGGCCGCCCCGACGAACCCGACGAGCCCCGCGAGGCGGTGCCATGA